In Flavobacterium luteolum, the DNA window AGAAATATCAAAAGCAGCATAATTATGAATTAAGTGCTTAATAATTTGCTGTGATTTGGTTTTAATTTTAATAATCGAAAGTCCAGTATCGCGAGAAAGATCCTCCATCAAATCGGCCGCTTTTGGAGACGGATCGTCTTTTGCAAATTCGGACAGGTTTCCAACAATACGGCTTTTCATTTCATGAACCGCTTTATTGGTAAAAGTTATGGCTAGAATATTTCTATATGCATCGTTTTTTGGAGAAGAAAGAATAATTTTTAAATATTCTTTTACCAATGTATACGTCTTTCCTGATCCCGCAGAAGCATCATAAATGGAAAAAGACGGACTTTGCATAGTTTGATTTTTTTGTATTGTAAAAATAATACAATAATATTAAATGCCAATAATGAAAAATTCCAAATTCCAATATCTATTTATTGCGAATGCCTTAAATATTGGAATTTGGAATTTTGAGAATTTTGGAATTTATGTGTGTTTTGGGAAAGCTCTTCTATTAAAAACCAAAAGTATGCCTACACCTGTAGAAATTGCAACATCGGCTACATTAAAAATAGCATTAAAGAATGCAAAATGTTTTCCTCCAAATAAAGGAAGCCATTCAGGAAGATTTCCTTCCCAAATAGGAAAATAGAACATATCTACTACCAAACCATGGAACCAAGTTCCGTATGGGGCTGGAGAAAAAATTGTCGCAAGATTATGAGTACTATCATCAAAAATAACTCCGTAGAAAACAGAATCGATAATATTTCCTGCTGCTCCAGCAAAGATTAATGCAATGGCAACAACTAAATATGTAGAGTGACGTTTTTTTATAGAGTCAGAAAGCCACCAGCCAATTCCGAAAACAGCAAAAATCCTAAAAACCGTTAGAATTAATTTTCCATATTCTCCAGGTATTTTTGTCCCCCAAGCCATTCCTTCGTTTTCTATAAAATGAATTCTAAACCAATCTGCAATTACAACTTCTTCGCCCAGAACAAAATTTGTTTTGACATAAATTTTAGAAAGCTGATCAACAATTAAAACTAGAAATATAAGGAAATACGCTTTTCGTAATGACATTTTATGATTTTTTGATGGGCAAAAATAACAATTAAATCAAAAAAAACGCTCCTAAAGGAGCGTTAATTCTTTTGTAACAAACTAAACAAGTTTATCTGCTAATCTAAACCGAATAAAGTTTACTTTTTCACAGCAGCTTTTGCCGGGGTTTTCGGGCTGTCGGAGAAAAATTCTGAAATCGACTTAAAAATCCCTTTGCTTTCTTTTCCGGCAGCCAGCTTCTTAGCTTCGCCCTTTTTTACATCTGCTTTAAATTTAACACGCAGTTTTTCAAATTCTTTCATTCTGCGTTCTACATCAGAGTTTACTTCTTTGAATTTCAATACTTTAGCCATAATGTAAGTTTTTCGTCGTAAATAATTAAAATTATTACTGATTTGGTACTACAATGATACATAATTTAATTTATATTTGTTAATAAAAATTAACACTTGTTTAGGATAGCATGAATTAATTTTTGAAAACGAATACCAACACAAACTAAATTTAACATTCCTCCCAAAATCCTACAAATCATGAATGAAATCACAACTACACTAAATGACTTCCTTGTCAGCACCAAATCTACTGCAGCATTAATTTTAAACGGAAAAGGAAAACTCATTACCTCCTTAAATCTTGACTATGGCGACAGTATTGCCGCAATGAGCGCAGCTATTTTATCTATGAGCGAAAAATTCTTAATTGATTTAGAAAAAGGCTCTTTAAAACAATTATACCTAAAAAGCGCCGAAGGCGTTATTGTTGGAAACAAAATAAGCGGTTCTAACTTTATCGTTGCTTTTTCTAAAGAAGGAAGCAATCTAGCATTATTAATGCGTTCTACAGAAGAAGTTTCTGCTGAATTAAGCAAAAATTCACTATTGAAATAACATAAAATTCTATTAACAAATAACCCAAATGAACTATGAGCAATGATTTTTTAAACGTGTTTTTAAACGAAATGAAAACTAACGTAAACGGCTTTATCGCTGTAGCAGTAACAGAAATTGAATCTGGATTAAGCTTTGGAAATTTAACTATCGATCCGGGTTTTGACCCTGAATTAGCTGCGGCCTATAACTTAGAAGTTGTAAAAGCTAAATTGAGTGCCGTAAAAGCACTAAACTTAAACCAGGACATCGAAGATATTTTGATTACGCTATCGAATCAAATTCACATTATCGATATTTCTCCGAACAAAAAATTCATGATCTATCTTGCTGCAGATGCTTCAAAAGCAAATTTAGGTATGACAAGAGCTATTTTAAGAAAACACAAAGCAGACGTTGAAAAAAATCTAGCATAATGATGTAACATTTTTACTTTTAAAAAACCGCCATTCATTAAGGCGGTTTTTTTTTGTATTTACTCCTAGGTAATTCTACTTGTTTTATTCTTACAAAAAAAATCGACATTAAAATTAATTAATTTTGACTAGTTATAAATAATTTCTTTCAATAACAGCTTGTAGCTTCAAAACAAAGCTTCATCAAACATTAAACAAAAAAAACGCTCCTAAAATTAGGAGCGTTTTTTCTATTTGATAAGATATTTTTATAATTATCTCTGCAAATTTTTAGCTTCGATGCTCATTGTTGCATGAGGAACGATTTTAAGCCTTTCTTTGCTGATTAATTTACCTGTTACTTTACAAATACCGTATGTTTTATTTTCAACACGGAATAAAGCGTTTTTTAAGTCACGAATGAATTTCTCTTGCCTGATAGCCAACTGAGAATTTGCTTCTTTTGACATGGTCTCACTTCCTTCTTCAAAAGCTTTAAATGTTGGAGAAGTATCGTCAGTTCCGTTATTCAAATCGTTCATATAGGCACTTTTGATCAAATCAAGATCTTCTTGTGCTTTTTTAATTTTTGCTTGGATTATTTCTTTGAACTCCGCTAAGTCAGCGTCTGAGTATCTTGTAATTTCATCTATCATGGTATTATACTTATTTTGAAATTAATATCATTGTTCTAATATCATCAAACTCAATTTCTGTGCCGTTTTCTAAAACATCCACAAAAACCAAATCATCTGTTAATGTCTCAGACTTAATATAGTCTTCATTTTTTGAAACTGCATCTTCTAAAATGCCATCTCTCTTTATCTGTACTTTGATCTTATCAGTAACTTCAAATCCTGAATCTTTACGGATATTCTGAATTCTGTTTACTAATTCTCTCGCGATACCTTCATTTTTCAATTCTTCAGATATTGTGATGTCAAGTGCAACGGTTATTCCGTTTGAATTTGCAACCAGCCAACCTTCAATATCTTGTGATGTTATCTCGACGTCTTCTAATGATAAAGTTACATTATTTCCAGAAATAACAATATCTAGCGTTCCCTGCTTGTCCAGCTGGTTGATCTGCTCTGGCGAAAAACCCTGTATCTCCTTAGAAATCAGACCCATATCTTTTCCAAAACGTGGCCCAAGAGCTTTAAAATTAGGCTTGATTTGTTTTACCAAAATACCCGAAGCGTCGTCTAAAAGTTCAATTTCTTTCACGTTTACTTCGGCTTTTACTAGGTCAGAAATCGCTTCTATTTCAGCTCTCTGATTCTCGTCAAGTACTGGAATCATTACCTTTTGCAAAGGTTGGCGTACTTTGATCATTTCCTTTTTTCTAAGTGATAAAACCAAAGAAGAGATTGTCTGCGCCTTCTGCATTTTGCTCTCTAACGTTTTATTAACAAAGTTTTCGACAAATTTCGGGAATTCAGCCAAGTGAACACTAGCAAAATCCTCGGTTCCCGTCGAAGCAGTCAAATCTCTGTACAATTTATCCATAAAAAATGGAGCTACTGGAGCGCTTAATTTACTGATTGTTAACAAGCAAGTGTAAAGCGTTTGGTAAGCTGCAATTTTATCTTTAGCATATTCCCCTTTCCAGAAACGACGACGACACAAACGAACATACCAGTTACTTAAGTTTTCCTGAACGAATTCAGAAATAGCTCTTGTCGCTTTTGTTGGCTCGTAATCTTCATAACATTCATCAACAAATTTCACTAAAGTATTCAACTCAGAAATAATCCATTGATCGATTTCTGGTCTTTCGTTTAACGGAATTTCTGCTTCAGCATATTTAAATCCGTCGATGTTAGCATATAACGAAAAGAAAGAATAAGTGTTGTATAAAGTTCCAAAGAATTTGCGTTTAACCTCAGCAATTCCTTCAAGATCAAACTTTAAGTTATCCCACGGATTTGCATTCATGATCATGTACCAACGTGTGGCATCAGGACCGTATTCTTCAATGGTTTTAAACGGGTCTATTGTATTTCCTTTACTCTTAGACATTTTAATTCCGTTTTTATCTAAAACCAAACCGTTTGAAACAACGTTTTTATACGCTACTTTATCAAAAACCAAAGTTCCGATTGCGTGTAATGTATAAAACCATCCACGTGTTTGATCTACTCCTTCTGCGATGAAATTCGCAGGAAAATCCTTGTTCCCATCAATTTTATCTTGATTTTCAAAAGGATAATGCCATTGTGCATAAGGCATTGCTCCAGAATCAAACCAAACGTCGATCAAATCGTTTTCGCGTTTCATTGGCTGGCCTGAAACCGAA includes these proteins:
- a CDS encoding lipoprotein signal peptidase, with protein sequence MSLRKAYFLIFLVLIVDQLSKIYVKTNFVLGEEVVIADWFRIHFIENEGMAWGTKIPGEYGKLILTVFRIFAVFGIGWWLSDSIKKRHSTYLVVAIALIFAGAAGNIIDSVFYGVIFDDSTHNLATIFSPAPYGTWFHGLVVDMFYFPIWEGNLPEWLPLFGGKHFAFFNAIFNVADVAISTGVGILLVFNRRAFPKHT
- a CDS encoding roadblock/LC7 domain-containing protein, whose protein sequence is MNEITTTLNDFLVSTKSTAALILNGKGKLITSLNLDYGDSIAAMSAAILSMSEKFLIDLEKGSLKQLYLKSAEGVIVGNKISGSNFIVAFSKEGSNLALLMRSTEEVSAELSKNSLLK
- a CDS encoding TraR/DksA family transcriptional regulator, whose product is MIDEITRYSDADLAEFKEIIQAKIKKAQEDLDLIKSAYMNDLNNGTDDTSPTFKAFEEGSETMSKEANSQLAIRQEKFIRDLKNALFRVENKTYGICKVTGKLISKERLKIVPHATMSIEAKNLQR